In Natrinema amylolyticum, the following are encoded in one genomic region:
- a CDS encoding ABC transporter ATP-binding protein, whose protein sequence is MAAIELESLTKDYGEVLANDGVTFDVERGEIFGYLGPNGAGKTTTIRTLLGLLSPTAGTARLLGRDVTDEEQLLEAKRRLGYLPDDPAFDETATGREIIDLHASIKGDERSDELLELFDPPLDREVREYSRGNVQKLGLVVTFMHDPDLVILDEPTSGLDPLLQQRFNEFLRAEREQGMTVFFSSHILSEVRRLCDRVGIIRNGRLVAVEPVESLLDRSGKVVRLRTAAPIPTEALEIDGVHDLETAVGAAETTDAGTGSEYTFTFTGDVNALLEALREYRLLDLSIEEAPLEEVFMRFYGGSATTDRDEQGDRVAAAGGESEGDTGDGDV, encoded by the coding sequence ATGGCCGCGATCGAACTCGAGAGCCTCACGAAAGACTACGGCGAGGTGCTCGCCAACGACGGCGTCACGTTCGACGTCGAGCGCGGCGAGATCTTCGGCTACCTCGGACCGAACGGTGCGGGGAAAACGACGACGATCCGGACGCTGCTCGGACTGCTCTCGCCGACCGCCGGAACGGCCCGACTGCTCGGACGGGACGTGACCGACGAGGAGCAACTGCTCGAGGCCAAGCGTCGGCTCGGCTACCTTCCAGACGACCCGGCGTTCGACGAGACCGCGACCGGACGGGAGATCATCGACCTGCACGCGTCGATCAAGGGCGACGAGCGCAGCGACGAGTTGCTCGAGCTGTTCGACCCGCCGCTGGACCGCGAGGTCCGGGAGTACTCGCGGGGGAACGTCCAGAAGCTGGGGCTGGTGGTGACGTTCATGCACGACCCCGATCTGGTGATTTTAGACGAGCCCACGAGCGGGCTGGATCCGCTGTTACAACAGCGATTCAACGAGTTCCTGCGGGCCGAACGGGAGCAAGGGATGACGGTGTTTTTTTCGTCGCACATCCTGAGCGAGGTGCGACGGCTCTGCGATCGCGTCGGTATCATCCGGAACGGCCGACTCGTCGCCGTCGAACCGGTGGAATCGCTGCTCGACAGGAGCGGCAAAGTCGTTCGCCTGCGGACGGCAGCACCGATCCCGACTGAGGCCCTCGAGATCGACGGCGTCCACGACCTCGAGACCGCAGTCGGTGCGGCGGAGACGACGGACGCCGGGACGGGAAGCGAGTATACATTCACGTTCACCGGCGACGTCAACGCCCTGCTCGAGGCGCTCCGAGAGTATCGACTGCTCGACCTGTCGATCGAGGAAGCACCGCTCGAGGAGGTCTTCATGCGGTTCTACGGCGGTTCGGCGACGACCGACCGGGACGAGCAGGGCGATCGCGTGGCCGCTGCCGGTGGCGAGAGCGAGGGCGACACGGGTGATGGCGATGTTTGA
- a CDS encoding class I SAM-dependent methyltransferase: MREFSESYLSRTREGMWGDSRDALEPLALESRDRILDVGCGTGELSRVLAAESPGEVIGCDADPDLLAAAGEHVPVVAGDAFQLPFPDDTVDLVVCQALLINLPEPAAALTEFARVSTDLVAAVEPDNAAVEIDSSVDAEGALERRARRAYLDGVNTDVALGDDAREAFDAAGLEVLETRRYDHVRTVEPPYSDGALTAARRKATGDGLADDRATLLAGALTEGEYDDLRGSWREMGRDVIEQMRDRDYRRTERVPFYVTVGRVPKS; encoded by the coding sequence GTGCGCGAGTTCTCCGAATCCTACCTTAGCCGGACCCGCGAGGGGATGTGGGGCGATTCCCGCGACGCGCTCGAGCCGCTCGCCCTCGAGTCTCGCGACCGGATTCTGGACGTAGGCTGTGGAACCGGCGAGCTGAGTCGCGTCCTCGCAGCGGAGTCGCCGGGCGAGGTGATCGGCTGCGACGCCGATCCGGACCTGCTCGCGGCCGCGGGCGAGCACGTCCCGGTCGTCGCCGGCGACGCCTTTCAGCTTCCCTTCCCCGACGATACCGTCGATCTCGTCGTCTGTCAGGCGTTACTGATCAACCTGCCCGAGCCCGCGGCCGCGCTGACCGAGTTCGCGCGCGTCTCGACGGACCTCGTCGCGGCCGTCGAGCCCGACAACGCCGCGGTCGAGATCGACTCGAGCGTCGACGCGGAGGGGGCCCTCGAGCGCCGCGCGCGGCGAGCCTATCTCGACGGCGTGAATACGGACGTCGCGCTCGGGGACGACGCCCGCGAGGCGTTCGACGCGGCGGGACTCGAGGTGCTCGAAACCCGCCGATACGACCACGTTCGGACGGTCGAGCCGCCGTACAGCGACGGCGCGCTGACGGCCGCCCGCCGCAAGGCGACCGGTGACGGACTGGCCGACGATCGGGCGACGTTGCTCGCCGGCGCGCTGACCGAAGGCGAGTACGACGACCTCCGCGGGTCGTGGCGCGAGATGGGGCGGGACGTGATCGAGCAGATGCGCGACCGCGACTACCGGCGGACCGAGCGAGTGCCGTTTTACGTCACCGTCGGCCGCGTTCCGAAGTCGTAG
- a CDS encoding 50S ribosomal protein L15e has product MAESFYSHIKDAWKDPDDGKLGELQWQRKQEWRDQGAIERIDRPTRLDKARELGYKAKQGIIVARVSVRKGTARKQRHKAGRRSKRQGVNRIGRRKNIQRIGEERVSRKYPNMRVLNSYWVGEDGSQKWFEMILVDPNHPAIENDDDLSWICDDDHTNRAFRGLTNAGKSNRGLNNRGKGAEKVRPSNNGDQGRAK; this is encoded by the coding sequence ATGGCAGAAAGCTTCTATTCCCACATCAAGGACGCATGGAAAGACCCCGACGACGGCAAGCTCGGGGAGCTGCAGTGGCAGCGCAAACAGGAATGGCGCGACCAGGGTGCGATCGAGCGAATCGATCGCCCGACGCGTCTCGACAAGGCACGCGAACTCGGCTACAAGGCCAAGCAGGGCATCATCGTGGCCCGGGTCTCGGTCCGGAAAGGGACCGCCCGGAAGCAGCGACACAAGGCCGGTCGGCGCTCGAAGCGCCAGGGTGTCAACCGCATCGGGCGGCGCAAGAACATCCAGCGTATCGGCGAAGAGCGCGTCTCCCGGAAGTACCCCAACATGCGGGTGCTCAACAGTTACTGGGTCGGTGAAGACGGCTCGCAGAAGTGGTTCGAGATGATCCTCGTCGATCCGAACCACCCCGCGATCGAGAACGACGACGATCTCAGCTGGATCTGCGACGACGACCACACGAACCGCGCGTTCCGCGGCCTCACCAACGCCGGCAAGTCCAACCGCGGTCTCAACAACCGCGGCAAGGGCGCGGAGAAGGTTCGTCCGTCCAACAACGGCGACCAGGGCCGCGCGAAGTAA
- a CDS encoding helix-turn-helix transcriptional regulator, with protein sequence MSENRIPEATTRGCSESTSEAIEEAAFLARSKHRVRVLELLADGARTREELTAGTDVTRVTLSRTLSDLTDRGWIERDHADGEYAITNAGREVSVHFDRLLETIAVEQRYPDVIDALPTAWFDFDLRYLADGELVAGDEADPMSAAVANAVRNASSRKALLGTFLSLSLHTFEEALRVGDEPDGAVVFDLDVAETMLTDANLLNRWQTIESIADSPVYYRIDERVPCGIALIDGTVFLTVNGDQGKDFDVIRCTHPEVRAVDRTISDFI encoded by the coding sequence ATGAGCGAGAACCGAATTCCGGAAGCGACGACACGGGGCTGTAGTGAATCGACGAGCGAAGCCATCGAGGAGGCAGCGTTTCTCGCGCGGTCGAAACACAGGGTCCGCGTCCTCGAGTTACTCGCGGACGGAGCGCGCACGCGTGAAGAGTTGACGGCGGGGACCGATGTGACGCGAGTAACGCTCAGTCGGACGCTCAGCGATCTGACGGATCGGGGGTGGATCGAACGGGACCACGCCGATGGCGAGTACGCGATCACGAACGCGGGCAGAGAGGTGTCCGTCCACTTCGATCGGTTGCTCGAGACGATTGCCGTCGAGCAGCGATATCCCGACGTGATCGACGCGCTTCCGACGGCGTGGTTCGACTTCGATCTCCGATATCTCGCCGACGGCGAACTGGTGGCCGGCGACGAGGCCGACCCGATGTCCGCCGCCGTCGCGAACGCCGTTCGGAACGCGTCGTCGCGGAAGGCGCTTCTCGGAACGTTTCTTTCCCTCTCCTTGCACACGTTCGAAGAGGCTTTGCGGGTCGGTGATGAACCCGACGGCGCCGTCGTCTTCGACTTGGACGTAGCCGAGACGATGCTCACTGACGCGAATCTCCTGAACAGATGGCAAACGATCGAATCGATCGCTGACTCCCCCGTTTACTATCGTATCGACGAGCGCGTCCCCTGTGGTATCGCCCTCATCGACGGCACGGTGTTCCTGACGGTCAACGGGGACCAAGGGAAAGACTTCGACGTCATCAGGTGTACTCACCCTGAAGTGAGAGCAGTCGACCGCACAATCTCCGATTTCATATAG
- a CDS encoding deoxyribonuclease IV: MKVGAHVSISGSRVSSDEETPPYDDLRNAVHRQTAFGGNCGQIFTTSPQVWAQPEISDEAAEGFREESDERLEGPWVIHSAYLVNLCTPKDDLRRKSKESMQAELDAAARLGIPYVNVHLGAHTGAGVEGGLDNAASLIDELEVPEDVTILIESDAGSGTKLGGEFEHLAGIIDRTETDIGICIDTAHTLVAGNDLTTPEAVDETVGRFDDEVGLEYLEYIHLNDSKHDVGTHKDEHAHIGEGYIGEDGMKAIVNHPGLRDLPFALETPTEDGRGFAWNIEKVKELRQAEPVQL, encoded by the coding sequence ATGAAGGTCGGCGCACACGTTTCAATCTCCGGTTCGCGCGTCTCGTCCGACGAGGAAACACCGCCGTACGACGATCTGCGCAACGCGGTCCACCGCCAGACCGCCTTCGGCGGCAACTGCGGGCAGATATTCACGACCTCGCCGCAGGTCTGGGCCCAACCCGAGATCAGCGACGAGGCCGCCGAGGGCTTTCGCGAGGAGAGCGACGAGCGACTCGAGGGGCCGTGGGTCATCCACTCGGCCTATCTCGTCAATCTCTGTACACCCAAGGACGACCTCCGACGGAAGTCCAAGGAGAGCATGCAGGCGGAGCTCGACGCCGCCGCGCGACTCGGGATTCCGTACGTAAACGTCCACCTCGGGGCTCACACCGGCGCGGGCGTCGAGGGTGGTCTCGACAACGCGGCGAGCCTGATCGACGAACTCGAGGTGCCCGAGGACGTGACGATTCTCATCGAGTCCGACGCGGGCAGCGGCACGAAACTCGGCGGCGAGTTCGAGCACCTCGCGGGGATCATCGACCGCACCGAGACGGACATCGGGATCTGCATCGATACCGCTCACACGCTCGTCGCGGGCAACGATCTCACGACGCCCGAGGCGGTCGACGAGACCGTCGGCCGCTTCGACGACGAGGTCGGACTGGAGTACCTCGAGTACATCCACCTCAACGACTCGAAACACGACGTGGGCACTCACAAGGACGAACACGCCCACATCGGCGAGGGCTACATCGGCGAGGACGGCATGAAAGCGATCGTGAACCACCCCGGTCTGCGGGACCTTCCGTTCGCGCTCGAGACGCCGACGGAGGACGGCCGCGGCTTCGCGTGGAACATCGAGAAGGTCAAAGAGCTCCGACAGGCGGAGCCGGTACAACTGTAA
- a CDS encoding phosphoribosyltransferase family protein: MNRAEKAALQLRAVDVLRMLKETRTYDDLAETTGLPAGDLNRYVNGHVLPGTDRAREVVEDLGREALAEELDARIRVDDEGYVDNSATVFDQPFLDLAAPVVANGFDFDRPDVVLTAATDGITLAAALASYYGVRCAYAKKSKETAVEEFIEARQRLQSGIELTYYLPASAIAPGESVLVVDDLIRSGETQELLLDITNTAEADVAGVFALIAAGEDGIRRARERTDASVGALTTV; this comes from the coding sequence ATGAACAGAGCCGAGAAGGCGGCCCTCCAGTTGCGGGCCGTCGACGTGTTGCGGATGTTGAAGGAGACGCGGACCTACGACGACCTCGCTGAGACGACGGGGCTCCCGGCGGGCGATCTCAACCGATACGTCAACGGGCACGTTCTCCCCGGCACTGACCGCGCACGTGAGGTCGTCGAGGACCTCGGCCGCGAGGCGCTCGCCGAGGAACTCGACGCCCGCATCCGCGTCGACGACGAGGGGTACGTCGACAACTCCGCGACCGTCTTCGACCAGCCGTTCCTTGATCTGGCCGCGCCGGTCGTGGCCAACGGGTTCGACTTCGATCGCCCGGACGTCGTCCTCACCGCCGCGACCGACGGGATCACGCTCGCGGCCGCGCTCGCCAGCTACTACGGCGTTCGCTGTGCCTACGCGAAGAAGAGCAAGGAGACCGCCGTCGAGGAGTTCATCGAGGCTCGCCAGCGCCTGCAGTCCGGCATCGAACTCACCTACTACCTGCCCGCCTCGGCCATCGCCCCAGGGGAGTCGGTGCTCGTCGTCGACGATCTCATCCGGTCGGGCGAGACCCAGGAACTCCTGTTGGACATCACCAACACGGCCGAGGCCGATGTCGCCGGCGTCTTCGCGCTCATCGCGGCCGGCGAGGACGGCATCCGGCGCGCCCGCGAGCGCACCGACGCGTCGGTCGGCGCGCTGACGACCGTTTGA
- the pdhA gene encoding pyruvate dehydrogenase (acetyl-transferring) E1 component subunit alpha produces MPRSQVATFSIDRVEILDEDGRVDESLEPDVDDDRLLEWYRTMKRSRRLDRRVIALQRRGELGTFAPATGQEAAQVGSTAALNETDWTVPAFREHPSALARGGSAQAIIEYAMGLEEGGEPPEDVPMMPPSIAVGTQPLHAAGIGWAASMNDADSVALTYFGDGATSEGEVYEAMNLAGVYEAQTIFFCQNNQYAISTPLSKQTRAASLAQKAVAAGIEPIQVDGNDILGVYAVTKAARERARRGVPTLIEATTYRREMHTTADDPSVYRTTEEEESWEPLDPILRFERYLRDRGLLDDETVDSIESEIEADLEESLEAARETEANADPVDMFDNAYAERPPYLERQREAFVADDGYTVAPTGSQRSDGGSSAADASSGDDGGADGTTERTDADLADAERLNMVEAIRGTLRAELERDDDVLVYGQDVGVDGGVFRATQGLLDAFPGRVHDAPVAEAGIVGLGVGLAAAGYRPVAEIQFAGFTFQAFSQIHQHLSRIRSRSRGRLTCPMVVRAPYGLGVSALEHHSESYEAGYAHVPGLKVVIPSTARDAAGLLRSAIRSPDPVLFFEPMPLYRAARRSVPDETVVPLGEARTVEEGTDATVVAWGAMVPEVEDAVADLAADVEVIDLRTISPMDTETVLESVRKTGRCVIVHEAPRTGGFAGEIAARISDEAVWYLEAPIERVTGYDVPVPLPAREDSYRPDPDRIRASIERVLAA; encoded by the coding sequence ATGCCACGCTCGCAGGTCGCCACGTTCTCGATCGATCGCGTCGAGATACTCGACGAGGACGGCCGTGTCGACGAGTCGCTCGAGCCCGACGTCGATGACGACCGACTCCTCGAGTGGTATCGGACGATGAAACGGTCGCGACGACTCGACCGGCGGGTGATCGCCCTCCAGCGACGGGGCGAACTGGGGACGTTCGCGCCCGCGACGGGACAGGAGGCCGCTCAGGTCGGGAGTACCGCGGCCCTGAACGAGACCGACTGGACGGTGCCCGCGTTCCGTGAGCACCCCTCGGCGCTGGCCCGCGGGGGCTCCGCGCAGGCGATCATCGAGTACGCGATGGGGCTCGAGGAGGGCGGGGAGCCGCCCGAGGACGTGCCGATGATGCCGCCGTCGATCGCCGTGGGAACCCAACCGCTGCACGCGGCGGGGATCGGCTGGGCGGCGTCGATGAACGACGCCGATTCGGTCGCGCTCACCTACTTCGGAGACGGCGCCACGAGCGAGGGCGAGGTTTACGAGGCGATGAACCTGGCCGGCGTCTACGAGGCCCAGACGATCTTCTTCTGCCAGAACAACCAGTACGCGATCTCGACGCCGCTGTCGAAACAGACGCGAGCGGCGTCGCTCGCTCAGAAGGCCGTCGCCGCGGGCATCGAGCCGATTCAGGTCGACGGCAACGATATTCTGGGCGTCTACGCGGTGACGAAGGCGGCCAGAGAGCGCGCCCGCCGCGGCGTCCCGACGCTGATCGAGGCGACGACCTACCGGCGGGAGATGCATACGACGGCGGACGATCCGTCCGTCTACCGCACTACCGAGGAAGAGGAGTCGTGGGAGCCGCTCGACCCCATCCTGCGGTTCGAGCGCTACCTCCGCGATCGGGGGCTCCTCGACGACGAGACGGTCGACTCGATCGAGTCCGAGATCGAAGCCGATCTCGAGGAATCGCTCGAGGCGGCCCGGGAGACGGAGGCGAACGCCGACCCGGTCGACATGTTCGACAACGCGTACGCGGAGCGGCCGCCCTACCTCGAACGCCAGCGCGAAGCCTTCGTCGCGGACGATGGGTATACGGTCGCACCCACCGGGAGTCAGCGCAGTGATGGCGGATCGTCGGCGGCGGACGCGAGTTCCGGTGACGACGGCGGTGCCGACGGGACCACCGAGAGAACCGACGCGGACCTCGCGGACGCCGAGCGGCTGAACATGGTCGAGGCGATCCGCGGGACGCTCCGCGCCGAACTCGAGCGGGACGACGACGTGCTCGTCTACGGCCAGGACGTCGGCGTCGACGGCGGCGTCTTCCGCGCGACGCAGGGACTGCTCGACGCCTTCCCCGGCCGAGTTCACGACGCGCCGGTGGCCGAGGCGGGCATCGTCGGCCTCGGCGTCGGCCTCGCGGCGGCGGGCTACCGACCGGTCGCCGAGATCCAGTTCGCCGGGTTCACGTTTCAGGCCTTTTCGCAGATCCACCAGCATCTCTCGCGGATTCGGAGCCGCTCGCGCGGGCGGCTCACCTGTCCGATGGTGGTTCGCGCACCCTACGGCCTCGGCGTGTCGGCACTCGAGCACCACTCCGAGAGCTACGAGGCGGGCTACGCCCACGTTCCCGGGCTGAAAGTCGTGATTCCCTCGACGGCCAGGGACGCGGCCGGACTGCTGCGGTCTGCGATCCGCAGTCCCGATCCGGTCCTCTTCTTCGAACCCATGCCCCTGTACCGCGCGGCCAGGCGGTCGGTCCCCGACGAGACCGTGGTCCCGCTGGGCGAGGCACGGACGGTCGAGGAGGGAACCGACGCCACCGTCGTAGCGTGGGGGGCGATGGTCCCGGAAGTCGAGGACGCCGTCGCCGATCTCGCGGCCGACGTCGAGGTGATCGACCTGCGGACGATCAGCCCGATGGACACCGAGACCGTCCTCGAGTCGGTCCGGAAGACCGGTCGCTGCGTCATCGTTCACGAGGCCCCGCGGACGGGCGGGTTCGCCGGTGAGATCGCCGCCCGGATTTCCGACGAGGCCGTCTGGTACCTCGAGGCACCGATCGAGCGGGTGACGGGCTACGACGTCCCCGTCCCGCTCCCGGCCCGCGAGGACTCCTATCGGCCCGACCCGGACCGGATCCGAGCGTCGATCGAACGAGTGCTCGCCGCGTAA
- a CDS encoding serine/threonine-protein kinase RIO2, whose amino-acid sequence MVRNVAGLLPELDEEDFYLLSGVEQGMRFSEWVQREKLPKFANMTEEEVDYRLERCLKRGLVEKKTIQYEGYTLQFEGYDVLALRALVEQDTISEFGSPLGVGKESDVYEVKSYKPLALKYHREGYTNFREVHKERDYTSENDHVSWMYTARKAAEREHDILEELYPDVAVPQPIGQNRHAIVMEKMDGVELSQTRLEDEQVLGVLELLLSEIARAYANGYVHADMSEYNVFVNEAGVKVFDWPQAVPTDHENAGEFLRRDLTNIVGYFRRKYPQHVPDDLASDDIADSIESESFETITEFVA is encoded by the coding sequence ATGGTGCGAAACGTCGCCGGGTTGCTCCCGGAACTCGACGAGGAAGACTTCTATCTCCTCTCGGGGGTCGAACAGGGGATGCGGTTCTCCGAGTGGGTCCAGCGCGAGAAGCTCCCGAAGTTCGCCAATATGACCGAAGAGGAGGTCGACTACCGGCTCGAGCGCTGTCTCAAGCGCGGGTTAGTCGAGAAGAAGACGATCCAGTACGAGGGCTATACCCTCCAGTTCGAGGGCTACGACGTCCTGGCCTTGCGAGCGCTCGTCGAGCAGGACACGATCTCGGAGTTCGGCTCGCCGCTGGGCGTCGGGAAGGAGAGCGACGTCTACGAGGTCAAGTCCTACAAGCCCCTCGCGCTGAAGTACCACCGCGAGGGGTATACGAACTTCCGAGAGGTCCACAAGGAACGCGACTACACCTCGGAGAACGACCACGTCTCCTGGATGTACACCGCCCGGAAGGCCGCCGAGCGCGAACACGACATCCTCGAGGAACTCTACCCCGACGTCGCGGTCCCCCAGCCGATCGGCCAGAACCGCCACGCCATCGTCATGGAGAAGATGGACGGCGTCGAGCTCTCGCAGACTCGACTCGAGGACGAGCAGGTGTTGGGCGTCCTCGAGCTGTTGCTCAGCGAAATCGCTCGCGCGTACGCGAACGGGTACGTCCACGCGGACATGAGCGAGTACAACGTCTTCGTCAACGAGGCGGGCGTGAAAGTATTCGACTGGCCCCAGGCCGTCCCGACCGATCACGAAAATGCCGGCGAGTTCCTCCGGCGCGACCTGACGAACATCGTGGGCTACTTCCGCCGCAAGTACCCCCAGCACGTCCCCGACGACCTCGCGAGCGACGACATCGCCGACTCGATCGAGAGCGAGTCGTTCGAGACGATCACCGAGTTCGTCGCTTGA
- the glmS gene encoding methylaspartate mutase subunit S produces the protein MTKTVILGVIGSDAHVVGITILEQALEAAGFDVVNLGVQSSQDEFVEAASANDAEAVLVSSLYGHAKQDCEGFHRRIAESGLDVTTYIGGNLAVGQDDFEETRTFFREMGFDRVFDSETDPEEAIDALMADLDMRSTESEREGQTVSA, from the coding sequence ATGACGAAGACAGTCATCCTCGGCGTGATCGGATCCGACGCTCACGTCGTCGGGATCACCATCCTGGAACAGGCGCTGGAGGCAGCCGGATTCGACGTCGTCAACCTGGGAGTCCAGAGCTCTCAGGACGAGTTCGTCGAAGCCGCATCCGCCAACGACGCCGAGGCTGTACTCGTCTCCTCGCTCTACGGACACGCCAAGCAGGACTGTGAGGGCTTCCACCGGCGAATCGCCGAGTCCGGCCTTGACGTCACGACCTACATCGGTGGCAACCTCGCCGTCGGGCAGGACGACTTCGAGGAGACACGAACGTTCTTCCGCGAGATGGGATTCGATCGGGTCTTCGACTCCGAGACCGATCCCGAGGAGGCCATCGACGCCCTGATGGCCGATCTGGACATGCGCTCGACCGAAAGCGAGCGGGAAGGCCAGACCGTCTCGGCCTGA
- a CDS encoding universal stress protein encodes MAKHVLVAVDDSTQSTEALEFACTEYPEATITALYVLDPGDFYAVSGVEGTAMANYDEIQGHHEERAEGILETAREQAAEHGVEIETEHVVGSVSRSIVDYAAEHGVDHIVVGSHGRTGASRILLGSVAETVARRSPVPVTIVR; translated from the coding sequence ATGGCAAAACACGTTCTCGTGGCGGTCGACGATTCGACGCAGTCGACTGAAGCGCTCGAGTTCGCCTGTACGGAGTATCCGGAGGCGACGATCACCGCGCTCTACGTCCTCGATCCGGGCGACTTCTACGCGGTCAGCGGCGTCGAGGGGACCGCGATGGCGAATTACGACGAGATACAGGGCCACCACGAGGAGCGAGCCGAGGGAATCCTCGAGACGGCACGCGAGCAGGCGGCCGAGCACGGCGTCGAGATCGAAACGGAGCACGTCGTCGGCAGCGTCTCGCGGTCGATCGTCGACTACGCAGCCGAACACGGCGTCGATCACATCGTCGTCGGGAGTCACGGTCGGACGGGTGCGAGTCGAATTCTCCTGGGGAGCGTCGCGGAAACGGTCGCCCGCCGGTCGCCGGTGCCCGTGACGATCGTTCGATAG
- a CDS encoding lipoate--protein ligase family protein — protein sequence MTTLADRDWRLIRDEPRDGATQMAIEEIAARTALEDDVRTVRTYSWEPSTLSLGYRQDADTVDWEFCEREGIDVTRRQTGGGGIYHDRYADISYTIVAPADEVPGNLMDCYELFCEPILEAFDRMGVDAAFASAEQDAIYQPSCYLRDINPAHDIVAPADAGSEAKKISGNAQYRQRDVVIQHGSISYALEPRKHVGVFDTDLEKSTFTDRVTSIRDEAGIDRDEAVGTIAESLRDWCDAEESTWRDGELEAARDLAERKFGSDAWVRDREALEAGER from the coding sequence ATGACGACACTGGCCGATCGGGACTGGCGACTGATCCGGGACGAGCCCCGCGACGGGGCAACGCAGATGGCCATCGAGGAAATAGCCGCGCGAACGGCGCTCGAGGACGACGTTCGAACCGTCCGCACGTACTCGTGGGAGCCGAGCACGCTCTCGCTGGGGTATCGACAGGACGCCGACACGGTCGACTGGGAGTTCTGCGAGCGGGAGGGGATCGACGTGACGCGACGGCAGACCGGCGGCGGCGGGATCTATCACGACCGCTATGCCGACATCTCGTATACGATCGTCGCTCCCGCCGACGAGGTCCCGGGGAACCTGATGGACTGTTACGAACTGTTCTGCGAGCCGATCCTCGAGGCGTTCGATCGAATGGGCGTCGACGCCGCCTTCGCATCGGCCGAGCAGGACGCCATCTACCAGCCCTCGTGCTATCTGCGGGACATCAACCCGGCCCACGACATCGTCGCGCCGGCGGACGCGGGCAGCGAGGCGAAAAAGATCAGCGGCAACGCTCAGTACCGCCAGCGCGACGTCGTCATCCAGCACGGCTCGATCAGCTACGCTCTCGAGCCCCGGAAACACGTCGGCGTCTTCGACACCGATCTCGAGAAGTCGACCTTCACTGATCGCGTGACGAGCATCCGCGACGAGGCGGGGATCGACCGGGACGAAGCGGTCGGGACGATCGCCGAGTCGCTGCGGGACTGGTGTGACGCCGAGGAATCGACGTGGCGGGACGGCGAACTCGAGGCCGCGCGGGACCTCGCCGAGCGGAAATTCGGCAGCGACGCGTGGGTTCGGGATCGGGAGGCGCTCGAGGCGGGTGAACGGTGA